The Cryptococcus deuterogattii R265 chromosome 6, complete sequence genomic sequence CGAACAGAGCTAGTTAcagaggcagagggaaGTCTGCTCCTGTTCCGCCATACATCAACAATGAATGCTTGCCCAATTATCACAGGAATAATTATTAGCGCACTTGATCACTtattcttctctgtctTGTGGTAAAGTTTCTGGGAaccatccccatcttcttAAATCCACTCTTTCGCCTCCTGCCCCAGCCAAAGTCTCAACTtccacaccttcatcttctagTCGTTCCTTTTGCCTGGCAACTCCTAGTCCAAGATCGCCACGAGGAGAAATTATTCCTTTCGAGTTGACAACGCGCTGAGCATGGTGCCGATGATTTATAATTCTGTATTGGCAAATCATTGACATTCAACATTGGCAATGCTCACCTGCCAAGGTACTTCAGAGTCTGAGGGtaacatcttcaaagcATTGCCTACATGCCTATGGACGCGGATCAGCAATTGTGATTGGGGGTTTATACACATTTGTATGACTCTCATTCACCTCGAGTACGTAGGATATCCAGCAAGCTTAGCGATATGGCCTACAAACCAGCATGTTAATTAGTCAATGTCCCAAAATCGATCTTAATACTGCCCACAGAAACAGTTCTGACCGATGTCGGTCCAAATGTGTTCACGACACCGCGAAAGAAAACGGGATCTACGCACCATAGCTAGTCACACGTCCTGGTGGGATAAGCCTTGCTATATCATATGTCTTTGCTGTTAGATCTGCAATGTCTCCCATACTGGGCGTACTTGACTGGACGCATGCATGAAGGGAGAATAATGCTCTTCAATCGTCCGTCCTTGCTCGTATATCTGAAGATATTCCGTCGCTGCTGCTTATTTATTCGGCCAAGCCCCCAGGGCTTGCGAcaagtcacgtgactcGGAGACGGATGACCAAGCTCTTGAAAGAAAAGTCGACGATGGcttgttgatgatatcgaTAGAAAACCGATAAAACAACACTCCCTCAGACTCACAACCGTCCCCGTCAATCACAAGCATCCTTAGTCCTCCAGAAACCATGTTCTCCCGCTCATTCTTCAACGCCTCTCGAGCACTTGCCCGTCGATCTCTCAGCACCCGCTCTGGACCTGCGCCTTCGTCTTTATGGTCTTCCCGTAACGCCATTATTGCAGGTACGACTCTCACTATCACTGTTTTGGCCATCACCTCTGAGAGGCGGAAGGTATGCAACGAATCTGCCCAGAAGGCTCCTAGCCCCAGGGATAGTATAATTGAGCAGGACACCTTGAAGGAGAACGTCCACAAGAAGTCTGGTAAGTATACGCTTCAAAACTTGATTTGCATCTATTGCGCAGACGCTGAGAAATGAATGTATTATAAAGCCagggaggatgagtttTCAGGAGAATCCGCCAAGTCTGAGACCTTAACGTCATCAGGTAGCGTAGAGAAGGCCGCCGACGAGGCTGTCCAAGTccttgaggaaaaggaggctGAAGCCGCTGAGCCCTCACAAGGCGCTTACAATCCTGAGACCGGAGAGATCAACTGGGATTGCCCTGTACGTTTTCCATGTTGCCATCTTCCCCCCTTGTACTACCAAGTTACTGACAGATATAGTGTCTTGGTGGTATGGCCACCGGCCCTTGCGGCGAGCAGTTTAAGGCcgccttctcttgcttcgTCTACTCTGAGGCTGAGCCCAAGGGTGTTGACTGTGTTGAGTTATTCAAGGTGATGCAGGACTGCTTCAGGGATCACCCCGAAGTTTATGGAGAGGGTGAGtaacttttcttcttttggttGATAGGTTTAGCTTGTTGCTGATGGTCTACGCAGAGattgatgacgacgatgagGCCCCTACccaggaggaaaaaatggaagaaaaggttGAGGCGGCCAAAGAGGAGACTGCTGCCCCCGCTGCTGCTCCTTAGACATCTAGAAGGGGTTATTTTGTCACATAAAGCATTGTATCAGGGGTTGCTAAATGCATAATACCACTCATCTCTCGTTATGTCCATCGACCTACGTACTGCGGGCGTTCGTCTCATGCTAATATAATTTACACTGGGAGTTTACAACAGATTTTTTCTCGATTACTCTATGACGTCTCAatatttccatctccagtCATCAATATCGTTCACAGTCACTGCACTTCCAGGTTTATTGCCCCTTTCTCCTGGTTCGTACGAACAGATGAATCTCTCACGCGAAGTAGTCAGGCATCGACCGTCGACAGCGCATAGAGATATCCTATATCCTCTTACTGAGCTCTGGACGCCCTTACACTCGGGCAGACGAGCCTATGCCAGCGGATCAGCATTTTCAATCATGAAAAATCACAAGCTTTGAGCCGCTTACTGAATGTTGGTCCTTGCCTTTGAAAAAAATCACCCCCTTTGTATTCCATGTCTCTATATCTTCGACAGACgtatcatcgtcatccttACCTCGGCTGGGTCTTGCACAGGTTTGTTCCACTTGAACCATTGTGACGCCATGTTCTTCAGCCCATTTAACAGCGTGGGAAGAGAGGTAAAAGTTGTACGTTGAGTATTCAGTAGCAAGAGGTGCGACAATGCACTAAAGAAAAACACTCAGATCATAATCCAGAAAAGTTGAAAATTGCTCTCGACTTGCCTCGGGAGGTACACCCAAATCACGGTTAGGGCCAGGAGGGGCATCAACAACCTATCAGAACTCAGCgctccatccttttccaagTGAGACTGTCCTCAAACCTACCTGGCAGAACCCAAGAATAGAGTGCCACCAACAATCCGTCTCTCCTTTATTGCCCCATTGACCCTTAAAATTCCTCCAACTCTCTTCACCAACATGtctcaccctcttcctgtCATGAGCATCAAACCAATAGCGTACGGGGACGACGTTGCCCAAACTATCCCAAATGGGACCTTCGTCGTCGGTCTTATCGACGATCTTGAAGATATTCCCCAGCTGAAGGGGGCCAGTTTGTACTTAGTATGGATCCTCGCGGGAAAGTTGAAGGGACTCACATCGGCATAAATATGATCGCCCGGTTCGGGCCATACTCCGTGGCTGCCCATGGCTACATATGCCACAGGCCTATCTTGAAATTTTTCGACGTCCTCCCACCTGACTGTCCCTGCACTGAGGCGTCCACCTTCATGCGTATCTTTTACACTTTCGATGAGCATGGCACTTGTGGGGACTAACGACCGACCGCTTACTAAAATCCACAGACACAGGAACGCCGTCTACAGTTCGCACGCGCAAGTGCTCCCAGTCGGCAACATCTACTCACCGATAAATTAACATTAAGCTTCTCAGTCGAAAACGTGGACTGACTTACGATTACCTAGTATACCAAAGCGTGCTGCAGGTTTTCCAAAATTGAACGGGTAGAAACTGTAGCATAACTCTCAGTTGCGGCTCGACATGGGATAAGATAGAACGTACGTCCAATACCACAGATCCTGGTTGACATTTTCAGCCTCAACCGAAGTGACAGTCAATACCATGCAAGACTCACCACGACCCCTCTATTCTGATCGACCCAAAATCCATATACTGGTTCTTCtatgcttcctcttccctttagttcctttctcttttccacttCTGCCTCTTGGCCTGCGGGACCATAAAGGTATTGCGATTCTTTCTCCACGAGAAATGGTTGAGGATTATGGGGTTCGTCTATTGAGAGAAACAGAAATGCGCCGGCTAAAGGGAGAGTGTCTAGATGAGATGGAGTTAAAATAGTGTGGTTCTACAGTAGGTCAACAATCAGTGTTTTCCTTGAAAATGAGTCTAATGACGACCAACAGCAGGGTATGTATCGCCCGAAATATTCTCTATCTACGAAATGATTAGTAGTAGCTCACATGGCAATAGAAAAAACCAAATGCGTACAAAGCTATAATGTGGGAGCATATAATCTATTGCGCTGGGGAAATATCGTTCGTCTTTACTGAGTGATTTTAGAGTATTAGCCTCCTGATCCTTAACAGCCTGCTGAAGAGCCATACGATAGTTTGAAAACAGGGGCATATTGATTCAATAACTTGGCCATTTCCTGGTCATCTAGATTCTGGGGCATCCATTCTTGAAACGTTTTGCCATGtggaagtgatgatgacggTCCAGCAAAAGAAACTTGGGGAACACGAACAGGAGTGGCGGCGACGGAAATGAACTGACTGCCCAAAAGGGCCAAAGACGACAGGCCTACAATGTTCTTCTCGGGCATTCAGCCATGACAGGCCTCTACGAGAAGGAATTGGACCTTACCATTCTGTCTATGGTGGCAAAAGCGTTTGAAAATGCGTTGGTAACCGGGAAAAAGAGACGGAATGAATAAAGCTGAATGTCGACGAGATCAAATCGTTCACGATCCGCGCGCGCGGATCAACGAGATAAGAAGCCGCGAAGGATCTCGGCGTGCCTGACTTTCCCGTTTATGACCGCATTACGCCTGTAAAATCTCCGGTTACATACCAGGGTTACGGAGCTGGCGCAGCGCAAATACGTTTTTTTCGCAGTTTTTTAGTTTCTGTAATTCCATCGTATTGCACTGCCtatgatggtgatggtgagagcgatggagaagataaCAGAAGCGAATGCGCGAAATTGCTCCTCAAGTCACTGGAGAACAGCTTTGCTCATGACTgtgaaaggaagagagaagaagagaagacttTCAAAAAGTATTTTTCGTGGAGTCGTGGAGGACGGAACTGGCTGCTATGGGATCAGGGTTCGGCGAAGATTGGAAGTCTATCTCAGAAGACACAAACGTCATTGATCACCATAAAGCTCCTCAAGCAACGCCACGACAGGAAGCCAATAGGGATAACATGGAATGTAACATCCCCAAGGAGGTACCGGAAAGCAACAACGATGGCCATATCAAATCAGTATCCCAGTGGAGGACAGTtactcttcatcctcaggTGCAAGTCGACGCACCAGATGCTAACCCGCCAAATCCGAAATTGGTGAGCCATATGCATATGTCTTCGGTTAGATACGAAAGCTGAGCATTGGTATCAGAAATCACCGCCTTTCATCAATACAGCTAATCTATTAATGTACACCGTTATGTTACAAACGGCCAAGAAACCCTAGAGCGAAACCTAGCATTAGTTTGCACCTGACCAGATGTCCCTAGAATTGGCGATGGCCAGCATTTGCACGGCAGTTCGGAGTAGGTCCTCCTTGGTGATCGCCATTGCTTCCAGCTTGAAGGGCTTTATCTGGTCGTCGGTCGGATTCAAACAATTGTCGATgtcgaggaaggggagacTCCGTGCTGTTACTTGGGTCTCATTCAAGGCCCGGGCTTTTCAACCTGATTTCTACCCTGAATCCTTCTAGTTCTGTTGAGTGAACTTGGATGAGGTTATTGATCATAAATCCTATACTTgatctcctttctttcagGGTTTGAGGATGCGTGCGGATGGTCTGGTGGTTCATGAGACTTGTGTGCGGATATTTGTATGGGATATCTTGACGGTGCGTCTAGTGGGTTTCTCATGTTTGAGGCTGGACGCATATTTGAAAAAAAGATcaaggatgaaagagaatggaagaagaaagcaaTACGCCGCGCCAAGCACGCACCCTCGTATGCTTGAGCCTTTCTGCCACACACGCAAGAGTGTGGGAATACCTGTTGGAATAGCTCGGGCCTTCTGCCACAATGCCACCGTATTGCGCCCTCTCCGAAACAATCAACCATTATGGCTCCCAATGATACTGTGACTTTGGAGCGAGGTTGTGAGGTATTAActgaaagagaaaagaaaggagagtgGCAACAAAGATGTTTGTTGCAATGAGGTAGGAATAGTTTCCTgaccatttcttcctcagttGTTCGACATCTGTCTGAGTTTAAAGGACTGTCGTGTTGGAGTTAGCGAGGAAGTGTGGGCAAGATGCCTACGTGGAGGCATGGTGCGTGGCACTAGGAAGTCGAGATCCGTCAGGGACGCCACGCAACGAACGTGATAGTTGCATTGGTTAGATATCTGTTTCTTAGTAAACGCAAGATCAATAATTGGCCTTGTTATTTGACAGCCACCCTTTTCCGCAACAGGCAGACAGCATACATGCCGATAATTATATTTCAAGACATTAGAAAACGCAAGTACAATGTGAATGTACTCTACCAAGCTATTCGTAGATCATTACTCTGTGCCATTATAACAAAGCACTCCCActcgttccttcttccaccagcCCCTTCCATTCTaccctccatccatccatcttctctctcacttTCTTTTGACTCAACACCTTTTTGATCCACTGCATAAACACGTCTTCGTCCTCGGGGACAAAGTAGGAAGATAACAGGGAAAGGATTGATTCAAAAGATGCATTTGGTGCGGCAAGAAGGTCTTATTCAGGTCATCAAGTCAGCCACGGGGCTAGAGAGAAaatgagaggaaagaggaaaacgACATACCTCTAAATGACCACAAGATGGCAAGA encodes the following:
- a CDS encoding methylated-DNA-protein-cysteine methyltransferase, with product MGDIADLTAKTYDIARLIPPGRVTSYGHIAKLAGYPTYSRHVGNALKMLPSDSEVPWQRVVNSKGIISPRGDLGLGVARQKERLEDEGVEVETLAGAGGERVDLRRWGWFPETLPQDREE
- a CDS encoding mitochondrial intermembrane space import and assembly protein 40, yielding MFSRSFFNASRALARRSLSTRSGPAPSSLWSSRNAIIAGTTLTITVLAITSERRKVCNESAQKAPSPRDSIIEQDTLKENVHKKSAREDEFSGESAKSETLTSSGSVEKAADEAVQVLEEKEAEAAEPSQGAYNPETGEINWDCPCLGGMATGPCGEQFKAAFSCFVYSEAEPKGVDCVELFKVMQDCFRDHPEVYGEEIDDDDEAPTQEEKMEEKVEAAKEETAAPAAAP